In Sphingomonas sp. PAMC26645, one DNA window encodes the following:
- a CDS encoding toprim domain-containing protein has product MATFTAVLCFRAVAHCEQLGRDEARDHLEANGRELVCREPKHHDDWNDAWRQSSRNCLR; this is encoded by the coding sequence ATCGCGACCTTCACAGCAGTCCTGTGCTTCCGTGCGGTTGCCCATTGCGAACAGCTCGGGCGAGACGAGGCGCGAGATCATCTTGAGGCAAACGGTCGTGAGCTCGTATGCCGCGAGCCTAAACATCACGACGATTGGAATGACGCTTGGAGGCAATCTTCGCGCAACTGTCTCCGGTGA
- a CDS encoding type II toxin-antitoxin system VapC family toxin, giving the protein MTSVVLDASAVLALIRDEPGADKVVPHIGRAAISAVNLQEVIKEMLLSGLNDPTVRELLGELRLDVRAHDAEAAYAAAGLHGQTREFGRGLGDRSCLALAMQLDVPALTADREWKKVKVKGLKVEHIR; this is encoded by the coding sequence ATGACGTCGGTTGTTTTGGATGCGTCTGCGGTTTTGGCGCTCATCCGGGATGAACCGGGTGCCGACAAGGTCGTACCACATATTGGGCGAGCTGCGATTTCCGCCGTCAACCTCCAAGAAGTGATCAAAGAAATGCTCCTGAGTGGACTTAACGACCCGACCGTCCGCGAACTCCTTGGCGAGCTTCGCCTTGATGTTCGGGCGCACGATGCCGAAGCGGCCTATGCGGCCGCAGGCCTTCACGGACAGACACGGGAGTTTGGACGCGGGCTTGGTGATCGTTCTTGCTTGGCCCTAGCCATGCAGCTCGATGTTCCTGCCCTTACGGCGGATCGCGAATGGAAAAAGGTGAAGGTCAAGGGTCTCAAGGTAGAGCATATTCGCTAG
- a CDS encoding AbrB/MazE/SpoVT family DNA-binding domain-containing protein: MPINMALAYSWHSLENGPVTTQSIDVRVAGNGRMILPVSVRKAMGLHGETKVILTIDDDQVRLSPIGHGVSRAQALYREHAKHARTTDDFLSDRKAEAVADAGEPLATNQQHDPK; encoded by the coding sequence ATGCCGATCAATATGGCACTAGCCTATTCCTGGCATAGCTTGGAGAACGGGCCGGTGACTACACAATCCATAGATGTTAGGGTAGCCGGCAACGGCCGCATGATCTTACCGGTCTCGGTTCGTAAAGCCATGGGGCTACATGGCGAGACTAAGGTCATACTGACGATTGACGACGATCAGGTTCGGCTGTCTCCGATCGGCCATGGCGTCTCACGTGCTCAAGCCCTGTATCGGGAGCATGCCAAGCACGCTCGCACGACAGACGACTTTTTGAGTGATCGGAAGGCGGAGGCAGTCGCAGACGCCGGTGAGCCACTGGCAACCAATCAGCAGCACGATCCGAAATGA